A single Roseinatronobacter monicus DNA region contains:
- a CDS encoding carbohydrate ABC transporter permease, whose translation MSTKASRTAARLMLAPAVILLLGWMLVPLSMTLIFSFQRYLPMRGGFQDWVGFENYVRFVTSSAFWPSVQTTLVIVGSVLLITVALGVLLAILLDQPMWGQGIVRILVIAPFFVMPTVSALVWKNMFMDPVNGLFAHLWRFFGAQPALFLSEAATPSIILIVSWQWLPFATLILLTAIQSLDSEQLEAAEMDGASPLARFWFITLPHLSRAITIVILIQTIFLLAVFAEIFVTTQGAFGTRTLTYLIYQRVLESQNVGLGSAGGVYAIILANILALFLMRIVGKNLDR comes from the coding sequence ATGTCGACCAAGGCTTCACGCACTGCTGCGCGCCTGATGCTGGCACCTGCTGTCATCTTGCTACTGGGCTGGATGCTGGTGCCCCTGTCGATGACGCTGATCTTTTCCTTTCAACGCTATCTGCCCATGCGTGGCGGGTTTCAGGACTGGGTCGGTTTTGAAAACTATGTCCGGTTCGTCACCTCAAGCGCATTCTGGCCCTCGGTGCAGACCACGCTGGTTATTGTGGGCAGTGTGCTGCTGATTACTGTGGCGCTGGGTGTCTTGCTTGCCATTCTGCTGGACCAGCCGATGTGGGGCCAAGGCATTGTCCGTATTCTGGTCATCGCTCCGTTTTTCGTCATGCCCACCGTCTCGGCGCTGGTCTGGAAGAACATGTTCATGGACCCTGTGAACGGGCTTTTCGCGCATCTGTGGCGGTTCTTCGGCGCGCAACCTGCCCTTTTTCTGTCAGAGGCGGCGACGCCCTCGATAATTCTGATCGTATCATGGCAATGGTTGCCCTTCGCCACGCTGATCCTGCTGACAGCGATTCAATCATTGGACAGTGAACAACTGGAAGCCGCCGAGATGGATGGTGCATCCCCCCTCGCGCGGTTCTGGTTCATAACGCTGCCGCATTTGTCGCGTGCAATCACCATTGTAATCCTGATCCAGACCATTTTCCTGCTGGCCGTTTTTGCCGAAATTTTCGTCACCACCCAAGGGGCATTCGGCACACGCACACTGACCTATCTGATCTATCAGCGCGTGCTGGAAAGCCAGAATGTCGGGCTGGGGTCCGCTGGTGGCGTCTATGCAATCATTCTTGCCAATATCCTTGCGCTCTTTCTGATGCGCATCGTTGGCAAGAATCTGGACCGGTGA
- a CDS encoding mannitol dehydrogenase family protein, with translation MDELIPLSWANLHRLPRGLRAPSYDRSRLSAGIVHIGLGNFHRAHQAWYTHHLFDAGVNHDWAIIGAGVRQGDATMRKKLLAQDCLTTLIELDPSGKSAEVTGAMIDFLPVEQDNTALIAQMAAPEIRIVSLTVTEGGYFTDPATGGLDTAHPDIRHDATYPDRPRTAFGAMVAALKRRRALGLGPFSGLSCDNLQGNGTVLRRTVVGLARLSDPALADWIAAECSFPNSMVDCIVPATGPHEIALARDFGISDAAPVTHEKFRQWVIQDDFCAGRPDWDRAGAVFSADVHSYETMKIRILNGGHQIICGAGELLGLGTIAATMAHDGIARLFHRITHEEIAPHVAPVPEMTPEAYIEVIARRFANSGIVDTTRRVAFDGFNRHAGFIVPSIRDGLAKGTPVEGLALVSAIWARYCTGQREDGTQIGANDPHWSSLQATAHAALTQPEAWLDQRQIYGDLKHAPRFAEAFYAWSKFLREHGVEAAIAQYCADHDTSLKSTD, from the coding sequence ATGGATGAGTTGATCCCCCTATCATGGGCCAATCTGCATCGACTGCCGCGCGGGTTGCGTGCGCCCTCATATGATCGCTCAAGGTTGTCGGCGGGAATTGTGCATATCGGGCTGGGCAATTTTCACCGCGCGCATCAGGCATGGTATACGCATCACCTGTTTGATGCGGGCGTGAACCATGACTGGGCAATCATCGGCGCGGGCGTACGGCAAGGCGACGCCACAATGCGCAAGAAACTGTTGGCACAAGACTGCCTGACAACCTTGATCGAGTTGGACCCCTCGGGCAAATCAGCAGAGGTCACGGGCGCAATGATCGACTTTCTGCCAGTCGAGCAGGACAATACGGCCCTAATTGCGCAGATGGCCGCGCCAGAGATCCGCATCGTATCGCTGACCGTGACAGAGGGCGGGTATTTCACTGACCCGGCCACAGGCGGGCTGGATACAGCCCACCCCGATATTCGGCATGACGCAACCTACCCAGACCGCCCGCGCACCGCATTCGGCGCGATGGTCGCCGCGCTGAAGCGCCGGCGCGCCCTTGGGCTGGGGCCATTTTCCGGGCTGAGTTGCGACAATCTGCAAGGCAATGGCACGGTCTTGCGGCGGACCGTCGTGGGCCTTGCGCGCCTGTCCGACCCTGCCCTTGCCGACTGGATTGCAGCGGAATGCAGCTTTCCCAACTCTATGGTGGATTGCATCGTTCCGGCCACTGGCCCGCATGAGATCGCCCTTGCGCGCGATTTCGGCATCAGCGACGCGGCACCTGTCACGCATGAAAAATTCCGCCAATGGGTTATTCAAGATGATTTCTGCGCGGGCCGCCCCGATTGGGACCGCGCTGGCGCAGTATTCTCGGCCGATGTGCACAGCTACGAGACCATGAAAATCCGTATCCTGAATGGTGGGCATCAGATCATTTGCGGTGCAGGGGAATTGCTGGGCCTTGGAACAATCGCAGCCACGATGGCGCATGACGGAATTGCCAGACTGTTTCACCGCATCACCCATGAGGAAATCGCGCCGCATGTCGCCCCTGTGCCTGAAATGACACCCGAAGCCTATATCGAAGTGATCGCGCGGCGCTTTGCCAACTCCGGTATTGTTGATACGACCCGCCGCGTGGCCTTTGACGGTTTCAACCGTCATGCGGGCTTCATTGTCCCCTCTATCCGTGACGGGTTGGCCAAAGGCACACCGGTCGAGGGGCTGGCACTCGTCTCGGCAATCTGGGCGCGCTACTGCACAGGCCAGCGCGAGGACGGCACCCAGATCGGGGCAAACGACCCGCATTGGTCCAGTTTGCAAGCAACCGCACACGCAGCCCTCACCCAACCAGAGGCATGGCTTGATCAGCGTCAGATTTATGGCGATCTGAAACATGCGCCACGGTTTGCAGAGGCATTTTACGCATGGAGCAAATTTCTGCGCGAGCACGGTGTCGAGGCCGCGATTGCGCAGTATTGCGCAGACCACGATACCTCCCTGAAATCAACAGACTGA
- a CDS encoding ABC transporter substrate-binding protein, producing the protein MSFRTSLGLASALAIAAATAGHAQSLSGTVTIATVNNGDMIRMQGLTADFNAQYPDITLEWVTLEENVLRQRVTQDIATSGGQFDVMTIGTYEVPIWGENGWLVSLNDLPEDWDADDLLPAIRDGLTVDDELYAAPFYGESSMVMYRTDLMEAAGLEMPEEPTWEFIREAAAAMTDGNVYGICLRGKAGWGENMAFLTAMSNSFGARWFDEDWNAQFDSEEWANTLNFYHDLMTNYGPPGAANNGFNENLTLFQQGRCGMWIDATVAASFVTNPDDSTVADSVGFALAPDNGLGKRGNWLWAWSLAVPAGSQSTDAAKAFITWATSKEYTALVAENEGWANVPPGTRTSLYENADYLDAAPFAEMTLRSIETADPTQPTVDPVPYTGVQFVAIPEFAGIATEVGQEFANMLAGQQSVEQALDRAQALTTDAMEAAGY; encoded by the coding sequence ATGTCTTTTAGAACGTCACTCGGTCTGGCGAGTGCGCTGGCGATCGCTGCGGCAACTGCTGGGCACGCTCAATCACTTTCAGGCACAGTCACAATTGCCACTGTCAATAATGGCGACATGATCCGCATGCAGGGGTTGACTGCGGATTTTAACGCGCAGTATCCCGACATCACTCTTGAGTGGGTAACGCTAGAGGAAAACGTTTTACGCCAGCGCGTTACACAAGATATTGCCACAAGCGGCGGGCAGTTTGATGTCATGACCATAGGCACTTACGAAGTGCCGATCTGGGGCGAGAATGGCTGGCTTGTCTCGCTCAATGACCTGCCTGAAGACTGGGATGCAGATGATTTGTTGCCTGCAATCCGCGATGGTCTGACAGTTGATGACGAACTGTATGCCGCGCCGTTCTATGGCGAAAGCTCGATGGTTATGTACCGCACCGACCTGATGGAAGCGGCCGGGCTGGAAATGCCGGAAGAGCCCACCTGGGAATTCATCCGCGAAGCGGCTGCGGCCATGACGGATGGAAATGTCTATGGCATCTGCCTGCGCGGAAAAGCGGGCTGGGGCGAGAACATGGCCTTTCTGACCGCCATGTCCAACAGCTTTGGCGCACGCTGGTTCGATGAAGACTGGAATGCCCAGTTCGACAGCGAAGAATGGGCGAATACGCTGAATTTCTACCATGATCTTATGACCAATTACGGCCCTCCGGGTGCAGCGAATAACGGGTTCAATGAAAACCTGACCCTGTTCCAGCAAGGGCGTTGCGGCATGTGGATTGACGCGACTGTCGCGGCAAGCTTTGTGACCAACCCCGACGATTCCACTGTCGCGGACTCGGTCGGGTTTGCGCTTGCCCCCGATAACGGACTTGGCAAGCGCGGCAACTGGCTGTGGGCATGGTCCTTGGCGGTTCCTGCGGGATCACAGTCCACAGACGCAGCAAAAGCCTTCATCACTTGGGCCACAAGCAAGGAATACACGGCCCTTGTCGCCGAGAACGAAGGCTGGGCGAATGTGCCACCGGGAACGCGGACATCGCTGTATGAAAACGCAGACTATCTGGACGCGGCACCTTTTGCGGAAATGACCCTGCGCTCGATTGAAACGGCTGATCCAACCCAGCCAACGGTTGACCCGGTTCCTTATACCGGCGTGCAATTCGTAGCGATCCCCGAATTTGCCGGTATTGCCACCGAAGTCGGTCAGGAGTTCGCAAATATGCTTGCAGGCCAGCAATCGGTTGAACAAGCACTGGACCGCGCACAGGCGCTGACCACTGATGCGATGGAAGCGGCGGGCTACTAA
- a CDS encoding L-iditol 2-dehydrogenase has protein sequence MRRLEGKTALITGAARGIGLAFAETYIREGARVVLADIDTPLAHAEAARLGDAAIAVEMDVTRQDSIDGAVAEAVAHFGQIDILINNAAIFSAAPISEITRDAYARCFDINVAGTLFTLQAVAKHMIARGQGGKIINMASQAGRRGEALVAVYCATKAAVISLTQSAGLDLIRHGINVNAIAPGVVDGAHWDGVDAFFAKYENKAPGQKKREVGDAVPFGRMGVAQDLTGMAVFLATSEADYIVAQTYNVDGGQWMS, from the coding sequence ATGAGACGGCTAGAAGGAAAAACTGCCCTGATCACAGGCGCGGCACGCGGCATTGGGCTGGCATTTGCCGAGACATATATCCGCGAAGGCGCGCGCGTCGTGCTGGCCGATATCGACACCCCCCTCGCCCACGCAGAGGCAGCCCGACTGGGCGACGCCGCCATCGCTGTGGAAATGGACGTGACACGCCAAGACAGCATAGATGGCGCTGTCGCAGAGGCTGTTGCGCATTTTGGCCAGATCGACATTTTGATAAACAATGCCGCCATCTTCAGCGCAGCGCCTATTTCCGAGATTACGCGCGACGCGTATGCCCGCTGTTTTGACATCAATGTCGCGGGCACATTGTTCACGTTGCAAGCCGTGGCAAAGCATATGATTGCCCGTGGTCAGGGTGGCAAGATCATCAATATGGCATCACAGGCCGGGCGGCGCGGCGAGGCACTGGTCGCGGTCTATTGCGCGACCAAGGCCGCGGTCATCAGCCTGACGCAATCTGCGGGGCTGGATCTGATCCGGCATGGCATCAACGTCAATGCCATCGCCCCCGGTGTGGTGGATGGCGCGCATTGGGACGGGGTGGATGCGTTTTTCGCCAAATACGAGAACAAGGCACCGGGCCAGAAAAAGCGCGAAGTGGGCGATGCAGTTCCTTTCGGGCGCATGGGCGTTGCGCAGGATCTGACCGGCATGGCGGTATTTCTGGCCACATCCGAGGCCGATTACATCGTGGCACAAACCTATAACGTGGATGGCGGTCAATGGATGAGTTGA
- a CDS encoding ABC transporter ATP-binding protein produces MGRIVLDKVTKSFGEVTVIPPLDLTIEDGEFTVFVGPSGCGKSTLLRLIAGLEDVSSGAIWIDGRDAASDPPSKRGLAMVFQSYALYPHMTVRKNIAFPLRMAGLDRAAQDRKVEQAAAVLNLTDYLDRRPGQLSGGQRQRVAIGRAIVREPSAFLFDEPLSNLDAALRVGMRLEISELHTRLKTTMIYVTHDQVEAMTMADKIVVLHAGHIEQVGSPLELYRAPRNLFVAGFIGSPKMNLINGPEAAKHNAHTIGIRPEHIAVSDSEGLWSGVVGVSEHLGSDTFFHVHDTGLADMITVRADGEVGFKHGDRIHLTPRADVIHRFDEEGLRIA; encoded by the coding sequence ATGGGACGCATCGTTCTGGACAAAGTCACAAAAAGCTTTGGCGAGGTGACAGTTATCCCTCCGCTGGACCTGACCATTGAAGATGGCGAGTTCACAGTGTTTGTGGGGCCTTCGGGTTGCGGGAAATCCACTTTGCTGCGGCTGATCGCGGGGCTGGAAGATGTCAGTTCCGGTGCAATCTGGATCGACGGGCGCGACGCTGCGTCTGATCCGCCGTCCAAGCGCGGGCTGGCAATGGTGTTTCAATCCTACGCCCTTTATCCGCATATGACCGTGCGCAAGAATATCGCCTTTCCGCTGCGCATGGCGGGCCTTGACCGTGCTGCGCAGGACCGCAAGGTCGAACAGGCCGCTGCGGTGCTGAACCTGACGGATTATCTTGACCGCCGCCCCGGCCAACTTTCAGGCGGGCAGCGCCAGCGCGTCGCCATTGGCCGCGCAATCGTGCGCGAACCATCGGCCTTTTTGTTCGATGAACCCTTGTCCAATCTTGATGCGGCCTTGCGTGTGGGGATGCGGCTGGAAATATCCGAGCTGCATACACGGCTGAAAACGACGATGATCTATGTCACCCACGATCAGGTCGAGGCGATGACAATGGCCGACAAGATCGTGGTCTTGCACGCAGGCCATATCGAGCAGGTCGGCAGCCCGCTGGAGTTGTACCGTGCGCCCCGAAACCTGTTCGTGGCAGGCTTCATCGGTTCGCCAAAAATGAACCTGATCAACGGGCCAGAGGCTGCAAAGCACAACGCACATACCATCGGCATTCGCCCCGAACATATCGCCGTTTCGGACAGCGAAGGGCTGTGGTCTGGCGTGGTTGGTGTGTCAGAGCATCTTGGCTCGGACACGTTCTTTCATGTGCATGACACCGGATTGGCCGACATGATTACCGTGCGCGCCGATGGCGAAGTCGGGTTCAAGCATGGCGACCGCATCCATCTGACGCCGCGCGCAGATGTCATTCACCGTTTTGACGAAGAAGGGCTGCGCATCGCATGA
- a CDS encoding carbohydrate ABC transporter permease, with product MARNVTTQRKTLNTAIAWTIGLMIFFPILWTILTSFKTEAQAIADPPVWFFFDWTLENYRVVQERSNYSRFLWNSIIIAGGSTILGLMIAIPAAWSMAFVPSAQTKNILLWMLSTKMLPAVGVVYPIYLIFIQFGLLDTRIGLTIVLMFINLPIIVWMLYTYFKEIPGEILEAARMDGAGLREEIMYVLTPMALPGIASTALLNLILAWNEAFWTLNLTAAKAAPLTAFIASYSSPEGLFYAKLSAASTMAIAPILILGWFSQKQLVRGLTFGAVK from the coding sequence ATGGCGCGCAACGTCACAACCCAACGCAAGACGCTGAACACAGCCATTGCATGGACCATCGGTCTGATGATCTTCTTTCCGATCCTCTGGACCATTCTGACGAGCTTCAAAACCGAGGCGCAGGCCATTGCCGACCCGCCGGTCTGGTTCTTCTTCGACTGGACGCTAGAGAATTACCGCGTCGTGCAGGAGCGCTCGAACTACAGCCGGTTCTTGTGGAATTCGATCATCATCGCAGGCGGATCGACCATTCTGGGGCTGATGATCGCCATTCCGGCCGCGTGGTCGATGGCTTTCGTCCCGTCGGCGCAGACCAAGAACATCCTGCTGTGGATGCTGTCGACCAAGATGCTGCCTGCGGTCGGCGTGGTCTATCCGATCTATCTGATTTTCATCCAGTTCGGGCTGCTGGACACGCGGATCGGGCTGACCATCGTGTTGATGTTCATCAACCTGCCGATCATTGTCTGGATGCTCTACACCTATTTCAAGGAAATCCCCGGCGAGATTCTGGAAGCTGCGCGGATGGATGGCGCGGGCCTGCGTGAAGAAATCATGTACGTGCTGACACCGATGGCATTGCCGGGCATTGCCTCGACCGCACTTCTGAACCTGATCCTTGCATGGAACGAAGCATTCTGGACCTTGAACCTGACAGCGGCCAAGGCCGCGCCCCTGACCGCGTTCATCGCCAGCTATTCCAGCCCGGAAGGGTTGTTTTACGCCAAACTCTCGGCCGCATCGACCATGGCAATCGCACCGATCCTGATCCTTGGCTGGTTCAGCCAGAAGCAACTTGTGCGCGGTCTGACATTTGGCGCAGTGAAATAA
- a CDS encoding LacI family DNA-binding transcriptional regulator: MRKPTLQDVAKAAGVSYATADRVLNARGGVAQKSVLRVQDAIKNLGYERDLHAANLSRGRHFQFHFILPKGDHGFFRLLREAVEAELVPQRADRVIISVTEVPALDPDAQAEALENTPPECDCVALVATEAPRLSAVIDALSARGIAVVTLVGDAAPNVRVAYVGINNVMAGRTAGRLLRMAHTARPGCVLPIIGALSARDHRERLAGLGAVLAEQGQKITTLPAISVHDRPDLMRTGLAQALADHPEITGIYSIGADNRGLLDVLENLPAPRPFVVTHELTLSTRNGLERGLIDAVIDQKPAQEVALAIDVMKSIAAGRDWRDPARDITPTIFLRDNLPQHEGQKDGRHMIADAI, encoded by the coding sequence ATGCGCAAGCCAACTTTGCAGGATGTGGCGAAAGCTGCGGGCGTGAGCTACGCAACCGCAGACCGGGTGCTGAACGCGCGCGGCGGGGTCGCGCAAAAATCTGTGTTGCGGGTTCAGGATGCGATCAAAAACCTTGGATATGAACGCGATCTTCACGCCGCAAACCTGTCGCGCGGGCGGCATTTCCAGTTCCATTTCATATTGCCCAAGGGTGACCACGGCTTTTTTCGCTTGCTGCGCGAAGCCGTCGAGGCAGAGTTGGTGCCGCAGCGCGCCGACAGGGTTATCATTTCTGTCACCGAAGTCCCGGCACTGGACCCCGACGCGCAGGCCGAAGCACTGGAAAATACGCCGCCAGAATGTGATTGTGTAGCCCTTGTCGCCACCGAGGCCCCGCGCCTGTCGGCTGTCATAGACGCCCTGTCTGCGCGTGGCATTGCTGTGGTCACGCTTGTTGGCGACGCCGCCCCGAACGTCCGCGTCGCCTATGTCGGCATCAACAATGTCATGGCCGGGCGCACTGCGGGCCGTCTGTTGCGCATGGCGCATACTGCACGACCCGGCTGTGTGTTGCCCATCATCGGCGCGCTGAGTGCGCGCGACCACCGCGAACGGCTGGCGGGGCTTGGCGCAGTTCTGGCCGAGCAGGGGCAGAAGATCACGACCTTGCCAGCTATCTCTGTGCATGACCGCCCCGACTTGATGCGGACAGGGCTGGCGCAAGCGCTTGCAGACCACCCTGAAATTACAGGCATCTATTCCATAGGCGCGGACAACCGTGGCCTGCTTGATGTGCTGGAAAACCTGCCCGCCCCGCGCCCATTTGTGGTGACGCATGAACTGACGCTCAGCACCCGCAACGGGCTGGAACGCGGCCTGATTGACGCGGTGATCGACCAGAAACCCGCGCAGGAGGTGGCACTAGCCATTGACGTGATGAAATCCATCGCCGCCGGGCGCGACTGGCGTGACCCGGCGCGGGATATCACGCCGACCATTTTTCTACGCGACAATCTTCCGCAGCATGAGGGACAGAAGGACGGCCGTCACATGATTGCAGATGCAATCTGA